The Treponema phagedenis DNA segment GCCTCATTTAATTCAAAATAATTCGGCGTATTGCTGTCTTTTAAATACTCTTTTGCGTTTTTTGTCAAAGAGTCAAAGCTCGCCGTTGCGATGTTTATTTTTCGGATTCCGCCTCGTATACATGCCTGAAAATCCTCATCGCTAATTCCTGAACCGCCATGGAGCACAAGCGGCACGGAACTCAACGCTTGTATCTCTTTTAAAATCGGAAAGGAAAGCCGAGGTTTTCCCTTATAATGCCCGTGTGCATTTCCTATTGCAACCGCCAAAGCATCGGCATGGCTGTGCTCAATAAACCTCGGCACTATTTTCGGATCCGTTGTAATAATTTCCTGTTGAGTGCTTTCGCCCTCACTGCCGCCGATAGTCCCAAGCTCGGCTTCAAGCCCGGCGCCGTATGTTTTTGCAAGCCGAACAAACTGCGCTGTTTTTTCCATATTTTCCTCAAGCGGCAAAGACGAACCGTCAAACATAACGGAGGTAAATCCATAATCCAATGCCGCCCGTATTGCCGTTTCGGTTCGTCCGTGATCAAAATGAACCGCAATATTTACGGAAGAATGTTTTGCTGCGCTTACCATCATCGGCGCTATGAGGTGAAAGGGAGAATGTTTCAACCGCATTTCCGCTATCTGAATAATGATCGGGGTGTTTGAACTTTCCGCCGCTTTTACCGCCCCGATGAGCATTTCCATATTGGCAACATTGAATGCGCCGACCGCCTTTTCTTTTTTTTCAGCCTCTTCTAATAAATCTTTCATATACGCAAGTGGCATTGAGAACCTCTATTCTTTACGGCTAAAAACCGGTTTATTGTATTTCGGATAATAAAACGGGTCTTCGTTCTTGTAACGATTTTAATGCCGCCGTTGCAATCAAAACAGGTTGTAAACCGTCATTAATATCAACCGGAACGGCGGAGTTTTCTTCTATTGCTTTTACAAAGAGACTCACCTCTTTTGTAAAGGAAGCCATGTATCGTTCAAGGAAAAAGTATAAGGGTTTTTCGCCTGTAACGCCGTTTTCAGTACTGAGAACCAATGTTGATTCGCTGTCATTTGTAACCGCAGCCTGTCCTTTTGATCCGAACACTTCGGCGCGCTGATCATAACCGTAGGCGGCTTTCCGCGAGTTGTCAATAACCGCCAAAGCGCCGTTTGACATTTTTAGCGTTATGATAGCCGTGTCAATGTCTCCTGCCTTCCCGATTGCGGGGTCTACCAAAACAGCACCGTTTGCAAAAACCTCAACGACGTCCGCACCGGTTAGGTAGCGCACCATATCAAAATCATGAATGGTCATATCAAGGAACATGCCGCCGGAAACTTTTACATACTCTGCGGGCGGCGGAGCGGGATCCCGCGAAGTGATTTTTACAATATGCACATCGCCGATTAAGCCGTCCCGCACCGATTTTCGAACCGCTTCAAAATTATGATCAAATCTTCTATTAAACCCTACCTGATATTTCAGTCCGCTTCCTTCAAGCGCTTTCATAACCTCTTTTATTTTTGCAATATCTTGCGATATGGGCTTTTCGCAGAATACGTGTTTTTTTGCCTTAATTGCCTCAATGGAAATATCGGCGTGCGTATCCGTCGATGAACAAATCATTACCGCATCAATTTCAGGGTTTGCAAGAATGTCTTTATAGTCCTTATAACAATGCTCAATTCCCAAATCGTGCGCCCAGCGCTCCGTTTCGGCATTCATAAAAGGATCCGCAACCGCAAGTACTTTTGCGTTTGTGATACCGCGGGTAATGCTTTGCGCATGCACCTTCCCAATTCTTCCGACACCGATAATTCCGATTTTAATCATATAAATCTCCCATAAAAAGTTTTTACCCCTGCGTTAGCAAGGCATAGCCGTAAAAAAGCACAATAATAAGCGAGTTTTGGCAAACGCATTTGCAAAAGACAAAACTCATCGATAAAAAAAGCCGGCGGTATTGCAGACTGCTTTTTATCACATCTCCTTATCCCAAGAGATACACATAGGAGCGGGTGTATATATAATTCTATCCAAATTCACTCTTTTGATATCTCTTTATGTATTCTAGCATGAGTTTTGGGTATTTTCAAGTTAAAACTTTGATATATTTTGAGTATATTTTCAAAATTTTTTGTTGACTTATGGGAATTTCAATGATGTACCTGATACTGAATAATTTATTGTAAGCCGCATATAAAGAATCTTGGCAGTCTGTTATCATAAGAGTAGATTATCCCACTTTAACAATTTAATTTCTTTATGCGGGCGCAGATTTATCGTGTGCTCCTGTTACGGCGACGATCATAATACTGCAAATCCTTCGTATAAAGCTGAAAATACCTATCGAAGATTTCATACACGGTAACAGGTTTTGCATTAAAGGCTAAAACATTTTTGCTTGTATTGCTTGCAAATATTACTATAACGTTTTTTTGATAACTCGATTATTTTTCTTAATGCATCTTATACAGTTCGTATAAAATATATCAAAAATCAAAAACGGATAGAGCTATCAAAAAACGCTGTATTATTTTTATACAAGTTGCCGATCTTTTACCGCAAGAGAACCTTTTATGTATACCTCTTTTGCAAGGTTGGTGGCAAAAAAGTACAAAACATAATCCAGTGTCTTTGCATCAAAAACGGTGATATTGGCATCTTTTCCTGTATGGAAAGATCCCATGGTTTTTGCCCGGTCAACCGAGTAGGCGGCATTTATGGTAACCGCATTGAAAACCTCAATCGGGGTAAGGCGCATCATCAGACAGCCGAGTTGCATAATAAACTGTAAATTTGCCGTTGGGCACGAGCCGGGGTTGGAGTCAGTGCAAAGGGTGATTGCCATGCCCGCATCAAGCATTTTCCGCGCGGGCGCATAGGTATCTTTCATAAGTGAAAAGGTGGTGCCGGGTAAAAGATTCCCGATTACATTTGCTTCCGCAAGCAGACGGATTTCCTCGTCATCGACAACCATCAGATGTTCGGCGGAAACCGCTTGTAAATCGTGGGCAACCTGTACGCCGCCGATGTTTTTTATTTCATCCGAGTGAATCCTTAGTTTAAATCCGTGTTTTTTTGCTTCGGTTAAAATCCTGAACGATTGCTCCGCAGTAAATACTCCCGACTCGCAAAACACATCGCAGAATTCCGCAAGTTTTTTTTGTGCAATGGTCGGCATCATTTCGATAACCTCATCTACGTATGTATCGGGATTGTTCTCATAGCCTTTGGGGATTACATGCGCTGCCATAAATGTTTTTATTAATTCAACCGGCATATCTTTGCCGAGTTTATCTAAAACTTCAAGTTCTTTTACTTCTGTTTCGAGGTCAGTGCCGTAACCCGATTTTGCTTCAACGGCGGTAACTCCGTGCACTACCATGTGTTCAAGAAGCCCGCGAGTTTTTGCATACAGTTCATCAAAGCTCGCTTTTTTGGTGGCTTTCAGGGTAGAAAGAATACCGCCGCCGGCTGCAAGTATTTCAAGATACTCCATGCCGTTCAGCTTCATCGAGAATTCATTTTCGCGGGAACCGCCGTACACCAAATGAGTGTGTGCGTCAATCAGCCCAGGCGTCGCCACAAAGCCTTTTAAGTCAACCAACTCGGTTGCAGCATTCGTCAGCCGTTTATATGCATCTCCTTCTCCAACCTCAAGGATTTTTCCGTCTTTAATTGCAATATAAGCATTTTTTAAAATCTTTGCCTTGCTCATCTCGGCACCGCGCAAAGCTCTGCCTAAGTCTTCGGGGCAAAAAACTTCTTCCAAATGTGCCAGTATCTTATCTGCTGTCATACAAGCCTCCAAAAATAATTATATACCGATTTCCATCATATCCGATTATCTGTAAAAATCAATAAGTATTTTAAAATGTTTTGATGTAATAGTATAGCGTTTTGTAATTAACTACTGTTATGCAGCGCGAACCAAAGGTAACACTTCCAAGGTTTCGCCCTTGTTCAATTCCAAACGATGTTTTAAAGCATCAACACAAAACTGTAACATTGAAGCTTTAAAACTCGCATCCACTATAAACAAGAATGCCAAAACTACATTCAGAACGGGCACGGACGCCCGTGGTTCTACGCAGCAGCGATGGTTTTCCCGTCTTATCAAAATGGGAGATAAAATTGGAGAGTTGCATTACGCCTATGGTAAATTACTCACCGTTGTCAAAAACTCAGAACCGCCACGGACGGCGGTGGTTCTAAACAGAATTGAGTTTGAAAACTACCACAGCGTACTCGGAGTTTTCAAACTCATAGGTTTGGTTTTGACATGGACGTCAAAACCAAACCGTTGTGTCGGACTCTTTTTTATAAAATTGTTTATGATTTGTATAAAATACATTAAAAACGGATTGAATTATAAAAAACGCTATATTTGTTCCGAATTGTTGAGGTTTGTCTGCTGCCCCGTGTTATCGGAATTCTTTGTTTTTCGTTTTTTCCATTTGGCTTTTACAATAACAAAAAGGATAATCGCTATTAGAATAAAAACCCACGCCTGAAGCATTCCCAGAACAAATTGGAAAAACCCGCTCAAACCATCGGAGAGGGCGGTTTTAATTCTGAAAAATATTGAAGAACCTTCACCTGCCAAATCAGTTAGCTGATACATTGAGATAGTAACGGTGCTGAAGTTAACTGATTTTTCTAAATATTTTAAACGCCCCTCAAGCGATTCTATTTCAGAACGTAAGGCTTGAATCTGATCTTGAATATCAAGAATGTCCTTTACCGATGCTGCCTTATTAAGCAATTTCAAATACGTATTTTCGGTTTCTTTTTTTACGCGCAGCCGAGCACTTATATCGATAAAATCTTCGGTAACATCTTGCACGTCAATATTTTTAGAGTCAAATCTTTCTACGCCGGCAGCGAGCTCGGTTATAAAAAGATCAAAGTTTTCTTTTGGAATTCGTATAATCAGCGTTTGCATAATGCGATAGCGGGAAGAATGCCCGTTTTCTTGTGAAACATAGGCTTTGTATTTTTGTATCAGCTTTTCAATATTCGCCTGTGTTTTCTCGATATCTTCGGTTTTAAATTCAATGTTCGCAGTTTTGATAAGCTTCCGCTCAAAATCCGCCGTTTCTAAATTCTCATTCTGAGCCATAGCCGATTGATTAGGCTTTCCTTCCATCTTTGCCTCAGACTTTCTTCCAAAAGCCCGGTTTTCAGAAAACTCGGAATCACTCACGGCTTCCGCCGCCATGACGACGTTTTTCCTCATATTTGCCGAACACGCAGAAAAAAAGATGCTCATTCCGCATAAAAACAAAAAAAGAATTTTTTTCATGCTTCACCTCCACCTGCATGAAGTATACCGCTATTTTTCTTCATCAGCAAGCGTCATCCGATGGGCATAGGACAAGAGCATGAAAGTTTTCCCATCCGCAGCGGATAATCAGTCGATACCGGCTTCTCATTCTTTAATTGACAGGATGTCAAACGGTGTTAAAAGCTTTAACAGTGAATTGCAAGATTGAAGTTTTTAAACCTCATAGGTTAAGTTTTTGACATAGACCGCAAAATAACAACAGTGCAAAACGATGTTTAAAAGCATCAACAGTAAATTATAAAATTGAAGCTTTTAAACTCGTTGGCGAAGTTACAGTGAATTTTCAAAACTTCGCCCTATGGTAAGTTTACTCACCGTTGCGCCGTGTCGAACTCCTTTTATAAAATTTTATTGTAAAATGCATAAGAATTCTCTAACTTTAGCATTTCTTGACATTTTGCTTTGTTTTTTTACTGACTTTTTTTTCTTTTTCGTTTACAATCTTCGTATGAATGTAAGAGAATCAATTAAAAGTACGGCAATATCGGTTCTTCCGATATGTGTAATTGTGTTGCTTTTGCACGTAACAGTTACCCCCTTGCCCGCATCCGAAGCTATCGCTTTTACGGTTGGATCGGCTTTGGTTATTTTAGGGCTCGGGCTTTTTTTGCTCGGAATGAATTTAGCTATTATGCCTGTCGGCTCATTTTTGGGAGCAGCGCTAACCCGCACAAGAAAGATTTTTTTCATTCTTGGTGCGGGAGCTGTTGTAGGTTTTATTATTACGGTAGCGGAACCTAATCTTTTAATCCTTGCCAGACAAGCAGAATCGGTTACGGGAGCAATCACTACTCCAGTGATGATTCTTGTGGTTGCAATCGGCGTAGCTCTTTCAGTAGTAATCGGACTTGCAAGAAGCATTTTCCAAATTTCCTACCGCCTAATTATGCTTATAATGTACGGGCTTGCTTTTTTGCTTGCAATAAAAGTGCACCCCACATTTGTAGCAATGGCCTTTGACTCAGGCGGAGCTACCACAGGGCCGCTTACGGTTCCTTTTATAATTGCTTTGGGAATAGGAGCTGCAAGTGTCCGCGGAGATAAAGAAGCTCATGACGACAGCTTCGGCTACACAGGTTTGACTGTTGCAGGCCCCGTTCTAGTTGTTATTGCATACGCCTTTATTTTAGCCCTGCAAGGACGCGGCGGATTGCCGGAGCAATTGCCGGAAACAATTATACCGCCTGAAATGAATTTATCAATAATGGGAACCTATGTACCGGTTTTATTGCAGAGCTTTAAAAATGTTGCGTTTTCAGTTTCACCGTTTGTGTTGATTCTTCTTTTTTTTAACGTAACACTTTTAAAATTACCGCCGAAGCAAATGCGCAGAATTATTATCGGTATTATTTATTCTTATTTCGGTTTGGTTATTTTCTTTACAGGCACCGATACGGGATTTATTCCTGCAGCGTTTAGACTCGGAACACTTTTAGGGCAACTTTCCTACCATTGGATTTTAGTCCCTATTGGTTGTGTTGCGGGAGCTGTAGTTGTTTGCGCAGAGCCTTCAACATGGGCGCTTGTAGAACAAGTTGAAGATTTATCGGGCGGAAACATCCGAAAGAGCGTTATGCTTGTTTCATTGGCAATCGGTGTATCCCTTTTTATAGGGCTTGCAATGTTACGCATTATACTAGGCTTTAGTGTATGGGTCTTTTTAATTCCCAGTTTTATAATAACATTTATTCTAACTCTCTTTGCGCCGCCGCTGTTTATTGCAATTGCATTTGACTCAGGAAGCGTCGCATCGGGACCTATGTCTAGCACCTTTGTTCTTTCTCTTGCACTGGGGGCTTCCACAGGTTTACAGGGGAACCCCGCAATTGATGCCTTCGGTCTTATTGCAATGACTTCTCTATCCCCATTAATAAGTATTCAAATACTTGGAATTCTTTTTAAAAAGAAGCAAGAGAAACTTGAAAAAAAAGGAGAAAAATAATGAAAGAATTTACAAAAATGATTCTTCTATTTACACCGCACAATAAAGCGGAAAAAATATTTGCCTCGGCGTACGAAGCAGGAGCAAGGGGCGGAACAATTTTAGTCGGGAGCACTCCAAGTTTTTCAAAACTCGGATCCTTTTTTGCCGTTGGTGATACGCTCACCGACATTTTACAAATTCTTACGACGGAAAAAGAGCATGATGCTATTATCAACTCAATTACCGCAAGCCCGGTGTGGTCAAAAAAAACACACGGGAAATTATGCATATTATCTGCTGGAGGAGAAAAAAATATGGCAGGCGAAAGTCAATTAATTACTGTTATTGTTAATAGAGGTTTTGCAAATGATGTTATGGACGCAGCTCGAAAAGCGGGAGCTACGGGCGGTACTATTTTACATGCACGTGGAACAGGAAAACCGGAAGACGAAAAGTTTTTCGGCATAACAATTGTTCCCGAAAAAGAGCAACTTCTTATCATAGCCGATAACGCAACCGCTGAAAAAATAAAAACGGCAATTTCAAACTTAGATATTTTAAAAGAACCCGGAATCGGAATTATTTTTTCATTACCCATTATTGAAATGAAAACCCTCGGAGAGTAAAAACTTTAACTTTCGATCAGTTTGGGGTTTCGGAAAATACAGGCAGCCCAAAAGCAAATGAAAAACCTGAACGGTTCTTGGTTAATAAGATCAAGATCAACTGCGACGCCTATAAGCAAGGCTGCCCGAACCCCAAGCCTTTTATCTCCATATTCAATAAGCCAATTTACAAATTCGGTATCATACTGATAATCTTGGATAAACTGCAATACAATATTTTTCAGCTTCTCATCATGTTTCTTTCGTAATGAAAAACTTTCATCCAAGGCATCAATTAATAGAATATTCGGTGCCTTTTGTTTGTTTTTATATCGCTCAAAGGCATAATAGAACGCATTTTGAATACCCATTAAAGAAGAAAGCGCAAGCAGTGCTTCATCTTCTACGTGAAGAGGCAAATTCTCTTGTCTGAGCAGATCAAGAATAAGCGGCAGAGAACTGATTGACCCGAATGTTTCCAGCGCTTGTATTCCGCGCAATAATAAAAAAGGATTGTCGGTATTAGCAATCATATTTCCGATTTTAATTTGACTATAGGTATCATTAAGATTTGCAAGCGCTAACATTGCTTCTCCTGCTAATGCATAATCTTCACTGTCCAGCGCAGTCCGTAAAGCGGGAATTGCCTGTTGCACTTTAAATTTTCCCAAAATTCGAGCGGCGCTTGAGGCTGTAGTAAAAGCTCCGCTTTTTAACTCAAGTAAAAGATCCTCACGGTTTTTGCTGCTCAAAGCCTCAATAGAATATAATGCCTGCAATGCCCCATAGCGAATGCTAAAACGAGGAGATTCCAAATACGAACCGAGTTGGTCGGCAGATACCGAAGAAGCAATCTCTCCGAGCTCTTTTAAAATATTTTGCTCCGCTTCAAGATTCTGATTGGAATCAAGCTTATGCAAAAGATTTAATGCTTTCATGTCGCGCGGTGAAAAAAGCACCGCAAGGGTTTCAAACACCCGATAACTGCCAAGATTAAGCAACTTCGCTTGGAACAGTAAACCGATTGCAATAATCACAATAATACCGATAAAAAAAATTCGGTACGATTCAAGATTTGAAAACCCCAGTGATTTAAAAAAGTCTAATATCGTTCCGCCTAAGATAGCACCGCCGCCGCCTGTAATACCTAAGACAAAATAATACAGCATGCTGAGATCCATAATGGCTTCTTCCGGCACCATAGCAAAAAAATATGCTTGCGCGGCATTATCCTGTCCTACAAACCCCATATTCGTAATCATGGAAATAAGACATAAAACAACAATTGCAAGCGAAACCGTGCCTAATCCCGGTGCAATAATTGCGGGGATCAGCGTAACAAGCGCTAAACTTGAAAAAATAATATACATCGGTTTTGCTCCGATTCTGTCAATAACCAGTCGCATTATCAAACCGACAATTAATGCTCCAAATGAAGAGCAAACAGTGAAAATTGTTGCAAGGCTATCACTTGTTCCATATACTTCTTTTGCAAAAACGATAATAAAAGGACGAGCCATTCCAATTCCAAAACCAACAATAAAAAAGGCGGTAATAAAAAGGCGGAAATTTGCATCTTTGAAAGCATTTCGTGCATGAGTAAAAAACGAATGTTGTTCTGCCGGTTCTTGTAAAGGAGTTTGAGCTTCTCCCCCCTTTTCAGCTTCCTTTTCAGGATCGGGAAGTTTTAAAAGCAAAGCCGAAGCTATGAACCCGGAAATCATACCGATAATAGTTGCAATATTATAAGTTGTTACAGAAATATTTATCCAAAGCATACCGGCAAGCAACAGGGTCGCAATAAGCGTCGCTGCATTATTAGTCAAAGAAATTCGCACAATATAAGAACTTCTATCCTTGCCGGGAGCCAAGATTTTTATAACCGGATTATTTGCAATCATGCCCGCACCGCGAAAAATATTAAAACATGCAACAGAAAGTACTAAAAGATTTAAAGCTACAAAATTATTTCCGGCAAAAAAGAACAGCGGAATAACAAGCATTGGCAGCAAACTGAGGTTTCGCATAAACCATGCATACGCAAAGGTTCTTATAAGCGTATATTTTCGCACCATCAATTTACCAAGCGGGATCGCAAAATAGCAAAAATACATAAAAGCATTTAATAAACCGACAATCGTACTATTTGCACCCAAAGAAAGGGCATACAGCGTAATAGTATTGCCGGTAACAAGTGCAAACGACAGAGAATTTATAATATTGTAAATATCATATACTCGCCTTCCTTGCTTGATCCTAAAGGCAGATAGTTCTTCGCTCATTATTTCGTATTCTATACTGATTAAGAGAAAAAAACAATATAACAAAGTGGTTTTCTTCCATCTATGATCCCGCTTTATTTCGACTCCCAATGAAAAACAGCAACACGCGCACCGGCATCAAAAACCGGAGATAGCGTTTTTAAGAATTCGATCTGTTCTTAATACATTTTATTTGCATCATAAAAAATTTTTAAAAAGAGTTCGACACAACGGTTTGGTTTTGACGTCCTTGTCAAAACCAAACCTGCGAGTTTTAAAGCTTTGTAAATAATTTTGCTTTAAAACTCGCTGCTGCGTGGAACCACTGCCATCCGTGGCAGTTCTGATTTTGACACGGCGCAACGGTGGGCAATTTACCATAGTGATGCTGAATCTATAAGCTGCTATGATTAACACTCCAATTACTAGCAGCAACCTAATTAACAAAACGCTATACGATCATCAGTAATAGCGGGGACATTTTTATAGTGGCGTGACAAGATAAAAATTTATCCTTGACGGGCAGTGTTATTGGTGCTATACTGCAATTATCTAAAAGATCTTTTTTTCGTAAGTACTAAAAGTTTTATTCTTATCAAACGAGGATCCAATAGATTCAATTCTGTATGGAATTGAATATTGAAATGCCGTACACGGCAAAGGTTCTTATATGTCACAAAAAATTTATGTAGGCAACTTAAATTATGCTACCACAGGAGAAGGTCTTAAAGACCTTTTCGGCAATTATGGAGAAGTTGTTTCCGCTATTGTCATTAAAGACAGACTCACACATCGCTCAAAGGGGTTCGGTTTTGTCGAGATGGAAGATGAAGCTGCCGTAAAAAAAGCTATTGAAGAATTAAACGAAACCGATTTTGAGGGTAGAAAAATTCGCGTTAACTATGCGGAAGAGCGGCAGCAACCGCCTCAGCATTAATGACATATACATTCTCTGTCAGTACTAAGGCGGAGGAGCTTGTCGATATCACCGGTTTTGTACAGTCGGCAATTCGAGAAACCGGAGTAAAAAGCGGCACCGCTCTTATCTTTTGTCCACACACCACTGCTGCGATTACTATCAACGAAAATGCAGATCCCGATGTAAAAGCTGATTTATTAAAAGGCTTAGCATACATATCTCCCGATAGACCGGTATATATGCATGCGGAAGGAAATAGCCCTGCGCATATAAAAGCAAGTCTTGTAGGTAGTTCTGTTTCGGTTATTATCGAAAACGGAGCCCTGTTGCTTGGCACATGGCAGGGAATTTATTTTTGTGAATTTGACGGCCCCCGCAAACGATATTTTCATGTAAAAATACAAAAAGATTAAAAGAACCTGTTTTCTTTTAGTATTGTATTTTTAAAAATGTTTTATTCTATTATGAAAAAACGGTAGAAAAGCTCTTATCTCTTTTTGTATAAAAAGAGATAAGAATGACTTGACTGTTATACTTTAAAATTAAATCCGATACTCAATCCGAAATCCAGTGAATTCATATAAAATGATTTTATCTGATCTCTTTCAAAGTTAACATCAATTTTAGGGGTGGCGTTCTGACCATTTTCTATTGCTGCCTCCATTATCTTTTTAGGCATGGTAACATATTTTGGTCTATACACGGTGTACGAAAGGAAGGTTCCGAGTACCAGCTCCATTGTGGGAATAACCGGTTGGTTATATTCTATTGTTCCTTTAAAAACTACGCCTAAGGGGTTTATTTTTTTCATTTGTTCGGGAGAAACCACCAGCGTTCCTGTTTCGGGATGAAAATCTATCTTTCCCTTGGTTTCTTTAAATATGTTAGCTGTGTCTTCTTCGGTCAGGTTGGTATACATTTCATAAACCGGCTGCGGGTCAACCGGCATTCTGCCGTTCACATAAAAGTTAATACTCATCCTGTTGCGAAACAAATAGGTACGTAAACCGGTACCGAAGGTGATGACGGGCGTCATATATACTCGGGCATACACCCGTATATCTTTTTTTAATCTTTCATTATATTGTCCGGATATTTGCCCGGAAAATCCTTGCCCGACTCCAAGATCAAAACTCAAGCCAAGTCCGCCGAAATACTTATTGTCTTGCAGCTTAAAATACTTTACCGCATCAAAAATATAGGTAATGTCCACTTCACCGTTCATTATAAAACCTACCATACCTTCCATAAAAGCTGCTCCGAGATATTTTTTATCTGCCTCGTTGATATGCGGATCGGTGTATGAACCCAGAAAATTTGCCCGAAGTCCAAGCACAAAGCCTTTTTCAAAAGCAAAAGATGTGCTCATGGTTGCACACATAATTCCGATGCATAGAAGTTTTTTTCCAATAATCATATAGCCTCCAAATAAACATGCGTATCAAATTCCTGTTTTTAACGAGCAAAAGAATAACAGAGTTTCATATTATCGTCAACAGGTTCGAAAAGTCTAATAATTAAGAAATCGGTAATTTAATTAGATCCGATACACATGAAAACCAAAAAACCATAGCATAATTTGGAATTCAAAACAATATCTTGATTATGTGGTATCTTAACTTGGCGATGTTTTAAAAGCACAACCGCTTTCAAGTGCTTTTAAAACTCGCAAGGTATTATTTTGACACGGACAGCAAAATCAGAACGGGTATGGACACCCGTGTTTCCACGTAAAAAACAGGGGGTCAGTACAAGTCGCCCTGCTCTGCGCGCAGAGGCTGTCGGGGGATGGTTTTTGGCGTGCGGAACTTTGGGGTTTTTCTTGGCGTTAGCGAGGGGTAGGCATTCCGATGGTAAACTTACCCACCGTTGCGTTGTGTCGGGCTCTTTTTA contains these protein-coding regions:
- a CDS encoding RNA recognition motif domain-containing protein; the protein is MSQKIYVGNLNYATTGEGLKDLFGNYGEVVSAIVIKDRLTHRSKGFGFVEMEDEAAVKKAIEELNETDFEGRKIRVNYAEERQQPPQH
- a CDS encoding secondary thiamine-phosphate synthase enzyme YjbQ translates to MTYTFSVSTKAEELVDITGFVQSAIRETGVKSGTALIFCPHTTAAITINENADPDVKADLLKGLAYISPDRPVYMHAEGNSPAHIKASLVGSSVSVIIENGALLLGTWQGIYFCEFDGPRKRYFHVKIQKD